A region of the Phycisphaerales bacterium genome:
GGCATCGAACTCATGGCCACTGCATCCAGTCGCTACGACCTGGCCCGCTTCGGCGCCGAAGTCATGCGCTTCAGCCCGCGCCAGTCGGACCTGCTCATCGTCGCCGGCCGCGTCGCCATCAAGATGCTCCCCGTGCTGCAGCGCATCTACATGCAGATCACCGAACCCAAGTGGGTCATTTCGATGGGCGCGTGCGCTTCGACGGGCGGCGTGTTCGACACGTACGCCGTCGTGCAGGGCATTGACCAGTTCATCCCCGTGGATGTCTACGTGCCCGGCTGCCCGCCAAGACCGGAGATGCTTATCGAAGGCGTCATGGCGATCCAGCGCATCATCGATCGCGACGGCATCCCGCCGCGCGGGCCGGACGGCAAACGCGTGCCGCTGCGCCTGGCCATCGAGCCCAACTACCAGCCGCGCCGTCAGCCCGTGCCGCTGACCGTCGGCGGGCTATAGATCAGCACCTTCACATCCTCAAGCGTTACCAGGCCGCCGCCGACCATCTCGTTGAGGTCCGGGCGCAATTCCGCGATCTTCGCGGCGGTGTCCACGATCTCGATGACGATCGGCAGGTCTTCGGAGAGGCGGAGGATCTTGGCGGTGTGGATGCGGCTGTGGGCGCCGAAGCCCATCGGCCCGCGCAGCACCGTGGCGCCAGCCAGGTGCAGCTCGCGCGCTTTAAGCACGATGGCTTCGTACAGCGGCTTGCCGCGCCACCGGTCGCTCTCGCCGATATAGACCGTGAGGCGTTGAGCCGGTTCGGGGTTCGCGAATACCCCGTGCCTGAGCGACGCAGTCATGATGCCCCCGTTCCGTAGAGTCTGATGGAGAGCGCTGCGCCGGCCCAGACAGCCGCGAGGCCCAGCACGTTGCTCAACAGCACGTTGAGCCCCGCCAGCGTCCACTGGCCCCTGCTGACCAGCGCCATGGTTTCGCCGCCGAAGCTTGAGAACGTCGTGAAGCCGCCGAGCAGTCCGATGAGGATGGCTACTTTGTATTCGTCGCGCACCAAGATGGGGCCGGTCAGCGCCGTGGCGAGGAAGCCCATGATGAAGCAGCCAATCACATTCACCGTCAAGGTGCCGACGGGAAACGTCGGCCCCCACCACGCGTGCACAACGCCGGAGAGGGCGTATCGCAACAGCCCACCAAGCCCCGATGCCAGAAACACCAGAAATGCGTTAAAGGCCATGCGACTCCGCTCTGGCGACACTCGTGAACTCGCAAAGCGATGTCTGCCGGCTCACGGCCCTCAGCCGGCAGGCTCAAGAAGGTCTCGGGCCGCTAGAGCGGCTCGTAGCTGAAGTTCTGTCCGCCGATCGACGCCTCGTACATGAGTCCCGACTCGCCGAAGGTGAACACCGCGACGCCGTGCGCAAACTCTGCGTTCGCGCCGGAACCCGAGGTCACACCGACTGCGGTCGCCTGGGCGTCGAAGCGGAAGTTGCCTCGCTTGAACGTCTCAACCGCTTCGCTCGATTCGAAGACGATCACTTCGGAGTACGACTGACCTCCGAGCTGGAAGCCGATCGAACCCTGGCTGAGATCGCAGTACCCGACCTGTACGCCGTCCTCGTACAGCACCCCCTGCCCGTAGGCCCCGCCGACGCCGATGGCGCCCTTGCCGACCGTCGGGAACACCGCGTAGCCGGCGCTCTGATCGAGCAGTTCTCCAAGCGACGGATCATTGCGCCGCGCGCGTGAAAGGGTCAGATCCGCCTCTGCACGGATACTGGTGCGCCCTTCGACCGTCTTGGGAGCGGTCGAACAGGCGGAAGCCGACCAGATTCCCACGGCCAAAGCAATCAGCACCAGCATCCGGGTCGTCACGCCAGCCATAGTTACGTCCTTTCACTGGGTTCCACAACAACCTGAACGGTCGTATCGGCTGCTCAGCGCAGTTTCGATTCGACTTTTTCCTTCCACTGCTCGTAGCCCTGCCGCCCCATCAGGCCGAACGTGGCCACCTTGCCCGTCTCCACTGCCGGCTGGTCGTAGGCGTTGATGTTCAGAAGCAGCCCGGCATACGCCGTAATGACTTCCCATAACTGGATGAACTCGCCCACGTGGTGCGCGCTCAGACGCGGCATGGTGATCGTGAAGTTGGGCCGCTCGCTCTCCACCAGCGCGTACTCCGTCGCGCGCTTCTCGGCCGCGATCAGTTCGCCCAGCGTGTGCCCCTGCAGGTACGCAATCGCATCGACGTTGAGACTGCGCGGAATCGTCACGTCGCGCTCCCACTGCTGCACCTCCACGAAACCGATGACTTTGTCATTCGGGCCTTCGCGGTACAACTGCACCTGCGAGTGCTGGTCGGTCGTGCCGAGCGCTTTGATGGGCGTGGCCCCCGCGAAGACTTCCCGGCCCTGCAGATCGACGCGCTTGCCCAGGCTCTCAGCCCACAACTGCCGGTACCAGTCGGCGAGGCAGTAGAGCGCGTTGCAGTACGGCATGAGCACGTGGTTGCCCTTGCCGCGCCGGGCGAACTCCATGAGCAGCCACGCCAGCGCCGCGGCAGGATTGCTCTCGATCTCGCGCAGGCGACAGCGCAGGTCCATGGCCGCGGCGCCGGCGAGCAGCGCATCAACGTCGATGCCGCACATCGCCGCACTGAACAGCCCCACGGGTGAAAGCACGCTGAACCGCCCCCCGACCCCGTCGGGCACCGGCAGCGTTGCGTAGCCCTCGTCATCGACGATTGATCGCATCGTGCCCCGGCTCGGGTCCGTGATCGCCACGATGTGCCGTCGGTACGCCTCGCCGAGGTGCGACTTGAGCCAGTCGCGAAAGATCATGAACTGCGCCGCCGTCTCAGCGGTCTCGCCGGACTTCGAGATCACGTTCACGGCGGTGTGTGTCAGGCCCGGGTCCTTGATCTCGAGATGCCGCATCAGGTCGCCCACGAAGTACGGATCGACGTTGTCGAGGACGTACAGCCGCGGCCCGGTGCGATGCGAGCACGGCGTGAGGTTGTGCACGTGCTCCTTGAGCGCCGCCTGCAGCGCGATGTTGCCCAGCGCCGAGCCCCCGATGCCCAGCGCGATGAGGTGCTTGCACCGTTTGCCCTTCGAATTCGCCTCGAAGTGGGCATTCGTCTGCGCGACGACGTGGTTCACCGCGGCGAGATGCTCCTTGCGCAACGGATCATGGCACAGGCCGCGCCAGCGCGTCTCCCCCGCCTTGTCCATCTCGGCCAGGCGATCGGTCAAGTCCGCCATGCGAGATGCCGCAGCTTTGAGATCGCCTGCCAGGATGCCGTGGCCGGCGCCGATGCGATCCGCGAAACAGTTGGCGTAGTTGATGTGAAGTTGCTGGGTCATGGGAAAGGGTAGCCTCGCTTCATGGTGCTTCATGCGCGGCCAGGACCCCGCGGCCGATCTCCGACTCCTCCCCGGTTTTGCCGCCGATCACGGCAACTCCGCGCGCTCTCCCCTACCATCCAGCCCCTGCCACGCGCTTATGGAGTAAGGTTTCATGCCGCTGACCAAAGACGATGTCATCGCCGCCCTGCGGACCGTCAACGACCCGGACCTGCACAAGGACCTGGTCACGCTCAACATGGTCAAGAACGTAGCCGTGGACGGCGGCGCGGTGGACATCACCGTCGAACTGACCACCCCCGCCTGCCCGCTCAAGGACAAGATCCGCGCCGACATCGAAAAGGCCGTGCACGCCAAGGCGGCGAGCAAGGCCGAGCGCATCAGCCGCATCGACATCGATTTCACCGCCGACGTGCGCAGCCCGCAGGAGCGCGTGGCCGGCAAGGAAAACCCGCTACCCAACGTGCGCAACATCATCGCCGTCGGCGCCGGCAAGGGCGGCGTGGGCAAGTCTACCGTCGCGGTGAATCTGGCGGTGGGCCTCGCTCGCTTCGGCGCCCGAGTCGGCCTGCTCGACGGCGATATCTACGGCCCGTCCATGCCCACCATGCTCGGCTTGCGCGCCAACGAGGTCAAAGCCCGCGGCAACATGATCCAGCCGTTCCAGGCGCACGGCATCGTGGCGATGACCATCGGCGTGCTCGTCGAGCCAGAGAAGCCGCTCATCTGGCGCGGGCCCATGGCCCACGGCGCCTTCCGCCAGCTCGCCACCCAGACCGAGTGGGGCGAACTCGACTACCTCATCATCGACCTGCCGCCGGGCACCGGCGATGTGCCCCTCACCCTCGCGCAGATGCTCGCGCTCACCGGCGCCGTCATCGTCTGCACGCCTCAGCGCGTGGCCCAGGATGACGCCCGCCGCGCCGTGCGCATGTTCCAGCAGCTCGGCGTGCACATCCTCGGCGTGGTCGAGAACATGAGTTACTTTGTCTGCGAGCACGGCACGGAGTACGACATCTTCGGTCGCGGCGGCGCGGAAGTGATGGCGCAGGAAATGAACCTGCCCTTCCTCGGCGGCATTCCCATCACCACCGAGCTGCGCGCCAACGGCGACAGCGGCAATCCCACCGCCAACTTCGAACAGGTCGGCCCGCTGGCCGACTCACTCAACCGCATCGTGCAGAACCTCGCCGCGCAGGTCTCCATGGCCACGATGCGCAACGTGGTCGCCCAGCCGACGCTGAGCATCTCGTGATGCACGCCTGCATCAGCCGGCCTAGCGATCGCTTTCCAAATGCTCAGCCGCTCCCCCGAGCAGAAAGTCAATAGCGTTGCGCTCTTCAGTG
Encoded here:
- a CDS encoding glucose-6-phosphate isomerase → MTQQLHINYANCFADRIGAGHGILAGDLKAAASRMADLTDRLAEMDKAGETRWRGLCHDPLRKEHLAAVNHVVAQTNAHFEANSKGKRCKHLIALGIGGSALGNIALQAALKEHVHNLTPCSHRTGPRLYVLDNVDPYFVGDLMRHLEIKDPGLTHTAVNVISKSGETAETAAQFMIFRDWLKSHLGEAYRRHIVAITDPSRGTMRSIVDDEGYATLPVPDGVGGRFSVLSPVGLFSAAMCGIDVDALLAGAAAMDLRCRLREIESNPAAALAWLLMEFARRGKGNHVLMPYCNALYCLADWYRQLWAESLGKRVDLQGREVFAGATPIKALGTTDQHSQVQLYREGPNDKVIGFVEVQQWERDVTIPRSLNVDAIAYLQGHTLGELIAAEKRATEYALVESERPNFTITMPRLSAHHVGEFIQLWEVITAYAGLLLNINAYDQPAVETGKVATFGLMGRQGYEQWKEKVESKLR
- the crcB gene encoding fluoride efflux transporter CrcB, whose protein sequence is MAFNAFLVFLASGLGGLLRYALSGVVHAWWGPTFPVGTLTVNVIGCFIMGFLATALTGPILVRDEYKVAILIGLLGGFTTFSSFGGETMALVSRGQWTLAGLNVLLSNVLGLAAVWAGAALSIRLYGTGAS
- a CDS encoding Mrp/NBP35 family ATP-binding protein; this encodes MPLTKDDVIAALRTVNDPDLHKDLVTLNMVKNVAVDGGAVDITVELTTPACPLKDKIRADIEKAVHAKAASKAERISRIDIDFTADVRSPQERVAGKENPLPNVRNIIAVGAGKGGVGKSTVAVNLAVGLARFGARVGLLDGDIYGPSMPTMLGLRANEVKARGNMIQPFQAHGIVAMTIGVLVEPEKPLIWRGPMAHGAFRQLATQTEWGELDYLIIDLPPGTGDVPLTLAQMLALTGAVIVCTPQRVAQDDARRAVRMFQQLGVHILGVVENMSYFVCEHGTEYDIFGRGGAEVMAQEMNLPFLGGIPITTELRANGDSGNPTANFEQVGPLADSLNRIVQNLAAQVSMATMRNVVAQPTLSIS
- a CDS encoding NADH-quinone oxidoreductase subunit B, translating into MGIEAALPQDSFLTTRLREVINWGRRSSVWPLPFATACCGIELMATASSRYDLARFGAEVMRFSPRQSDLLIVAGRVAIKMLPVLQRIYMQITEPKWVISMGACASTGGVFDTYAVVQGIDQFIPVDVYVPGCPPRPEMLIEGVMAIQRIIDRDGIPPRGPDGKRVPLRLAIEPNYQPRRQPVPLTVGGL
- a CDS encoding DUF190 domain-containing protein: MTASLRHGVFANPEPAQRLTVYIGESDRWRGKPLYEAIVLKARELHLAGATVLRGPMGFGAHSRIHTAKILRLSEDLPIVIEIVDTAAKIAELRPDLNEMVGGGLVTLEDVKVLIYSPPTVSGTG
- a CDS encoding lipid-binding SYLF domain-containing protein, producing the protein MAGVTTRMLVLIALAVGIWSASACSTAPKTVEGRTSIRAEADLTLSRARRNDPSLGELLDQSAGYAVFPTVGKGAIGVGGAYGQGVLYEDGVQVGYCDLSQGSIGFQLGGQSYSEVIVFESSEAVETFKRGNFRFDAQATAVGVTSGSGANAEFAHGVAVFTFGESGLMYEASIGGQNFSYEPL